A single genomic interval of Heterodontus francisci isolate sHetFra1 chromosome 45, sHetFra1.hap1, whole genome shotgun sequence harbors:
- the LOC137356314 gene encoding histone H2B 7-like → MVDEKKTAAPSKKGAKKVLKKAPVKGSKKRRRSRKESYSIYVYKVMKQVHPDTGISSKAMSIMNSFVNDIFERIAREASRLAHYNKRRTISSREIQTAVRLLLPGELAKHAVSEGTKAVTKYTSSK, encoded by the coding sequence ATGGTTGACGAGAAGaaaactgcagcaccttccaagaagggtgccaagaaagttctgaagaaggcgccagtgaagggcagcaagaaacggagaagatccaggaaagaaagttactccatctacgtgtacaaagtgatgaagcaggttcaccctgacaccggcatctcctccaaggccatgagcatcatgaattcgtttgtgaatgatattttcgagcgaatcgcgcgtgaagcttcccgcctggcccattacaacaaacgcaggactatcagctcccgggagatccagaccgccgtgcgcctgctgctgcccggggagctggccaaacacgccgtgtcggaaggtacaaaggcggtcaccaagtacaccagctccaagtaa